The following proteins come from a genomic window of Andrena cerasifolii isolate SP2316 chromosome 6, iyAndCera1_principal, whole genome shotgun sequence:
- the Gig gene encoding TSC complex subunit tuberin isoform X2 produces MSKMSSKDKDNKTLHDKLKQFFRINKGNYKSREDFTLTYELEKEISPESPVHHRTKAIKDLCDAVLNQQWEDAAERLWYLVQDLLGKDVPREHRHVTLNFLRCLVQGQYSKLSALMRVKFFMVVKEHNIPEDIGPRLELLQNLTEYGKDILHLEERMGPFLLEWMPIVTVGDGKRGADFLSLLVNVIKFNSAYIDEDIISGLVQYICHLCYYSNSTEVVSGCLGALDAIVCYSNLQSDSLQTFIIALCGSVNVETYCQISWKIMRNLLGTHMGHSALYTMCRLLQDANFQRDVRLLRGAVFYVNMGLWGTHKIPKLECTPTSVLPSFSQALKCNHPIVMYEVTLSIQRLVNKYGAELWDPTWSIILDIIEEVISHTETSNQPATKQVSVSLHETINSIENLLDNNHYNGCVQRFYDLVERCSDTRPEGSVLKLIEYRAHTIGPTHYQWQSKLANLMERYYKIETRTNVRTKVLDVLTSVIQFNRSRYEDELIERIVVPYFQHVDTDPDIAIRNGVAHLLIDLCLECDTKRCLELLDILEKLINKSFGSDTPITKDADIKDVKTAVVGVIRILTLKIYCLPSSHAIRAYKVLVNHLEQHYKDQPIFHDVSTIRYLILECFLKIRANTLYHLGFPDAQNAIAIRFSPYLILEHVATERINSGGGGNSPPPASPAPLQHLSCQITYMSLAHACKAVISCIKSEKDWKVLQLVLKELPQVMQNRALVLSRHTNDIDYFAAALCSMVSDKNLRLPESLYNVPPKFTLSEFRVHVFPVLASLASYHAHLEPNLQQRLIKCLEVGLTAKCASQCVTSLTTCILEMRDAMNKLLSEVLLNLSKISATVHIAIPILEFLSTLTRLPKVFASFIGDQYMSVFAILLPYTNPFKYDHYTVSLAHHVIAVWFLKCRLPFRRDFVRFITTGLKANVIVPFEEGHLMKSDFNFINEDSSNRKRSSSLTEQGSRGRRERPIMANRILGDGKVSDLKPPIDEALMTFHVELTETCIDLMARYTFSTYSARPKRLAAADFLLKEGQSMTWLLGNKLITVTTSGCSNKAMRGGLCDNCWVACKPGPQSPEHGRTSQSNLRRASSTETAKEDKLSRQSSGGHGSSTANTAANSPTEELKRTSEELDATKKDFSIEKTDKDQIESSKLEQILNSDKREEHVLCACWCQGWAEIYVRRPTGDMSWIMRIQNSMQFETHVDFPVYDIMALYRPNQDLSQKQQESTSEYSGDEAEDTADKNGDQAQSDHSSVMKSVTSSSVSSGPIAIPGSPARPNPSRQSSRDSLESLEDGEDDLRRSRNPVRRSNSSPEMSANWKNPFLNKEKLNSQQIDRDLSSADLEVKLDAELKKHAKNMYAKDMRVSCEAIPEEIFGMGTTPPSSENTTDHPSSLRSQRSYPGATQVTQIITTTTSNTVPPSPTTLQPQGSFLGVQARTTQIQSSSTKPPQSPTQIYPRLATLDSGQKQMALGSESKPPIGRNHLTDKQKDERPDPSMLPPLPLPFRDRGHTISVMSPVKKSRAEWDNIRRGNSPRVKDPPKAGINPSFVFLQLYHTAHFGSPSEKPLLVPQTTAVQRAVTNLDRIQPYETHKIGVLYVGPGQASNEIEILANQHGSLRYTEFLQRLGTLVRLKDVDENVFLGGLDRNGENGNFAYIWQDDVTQVAFHVATLMPTKASDPKCTSKKQHIGNDYVTVVYNESGEPYNIQTVKGQFNYACVVIQPLDHGTNQVTVQVKEELAKHIRHSEPKIISDQNLAILSRQLALHANLASMVSSSLEQNSHNPYASNWLERLRHIKRLRNRVLQESINNNPDGATDDLSPRSNKRVYMDDFTEYTT; encoded by the exons ATGTCGAAAATGAGCTCGAAAGACAAAGACAACAAAACTTTACACGACAAACTGAAACAATTCTTTCGCATTAACAAAG GAAACTATAAGAGCCGCGAAGATTTCACATTAACGTACGAGCTTGAAAAAGAGATCAGCCCCGAGAGCCCTGTGCACCACCGTACAAAAGCGATTAAAGATCTTTGCGATGCTGTGCTTAATCAGCAGTGGGAAGAT GCAGCTGAGCGATTGTGGTACTTGGTACAAGATCTGTTGGGAAAAGATGTACCTCGCGAGCACAGACACGTGACGTTGAACTTCCTCCGATGTCTTGTCCAGGGTCAATATTCTAAGCTCTCCGCTCTAATGAGAGTCAAATTTTTTATGGTTGTTAAAGAGCATAATATTCCTGAAGATATTGGACCTAG GTTAGAGCTTTTGCAAAACTTAACAGAATATGGAAAAGACATCTTACATTTAGAAGAAAGGATGGGACCTTTCTTATTGGAGTGGATGCCTATCGTAACAGTGGGAGATGGAAAAAGGGGTGCTGATTTTCTGTCCCTTCTTGTTAATGTCATAAAGTTCAATTCAGCTTATATAGACGAAGACATTATATCAGGCCTCGTTCA GTACATTTGCCATCTGTGTTACTACAGCAACAGCACTGAAGTTGTTTCTGGATGCTTAGGAGCTCTGGATGCAATAGTTTGTTACAGTAATTTACAGTCTGATTCATTGCAAACTTTTATCATAGCACTATGTGGAAGTGTAAATGTTGAAACGTATTGTCAAATAAGTTGGAAG ATAATGCGTAATTTATTAGGAACTCACATGGGTCATTCCGCGTTATATACGATGTGTCGTTTATTGCAAGACGCGAATTTTCAACGAGATGTACGCTTACTCAGAGGCGCagtattttatgtaaatatGGGTCTGTGGGGTACGCATAAAATTCCGAAATTAGAGTGTACCCCGACATCTGTTCTACCTTCATTTTCTCAA GCTTTAAAATGTAATCATCCCATCGTTATGTACGAAGTTACGCTGTCGATTCAAAGATTAGTAAATAAATATGGTGCTGAGTTATGGGATCCCACATGGAGTATTATTCTTGATATTATCGAGGAAGTTATTTCTCATACAG AGACCAGCAATCAGCCTGCAACTAAACAGGTTTCAGTGAGTTTACATGAAACAATAAATAGCATTGAAAATTTACTGGATAATAACCATTATAATGGTTGTGTTCAACGGTTCTACGACCTTGTTGAGCGTTGCAGTGACACACGACCT GAGGGATCTGTTTTGAAATTGATCGAATACCGGGCGCACACTATAGGGCCTACTCATTACCAGTGGCAATCCAAATTAGCCAACTTGATGGAACGTTATTATAAAATCGAAACACGTACCAATGTTAGAACGAAAGTTCTTGATGTTTTAACAAGTGTCATTCAATTCAATAG ATCCAGATACGAAGACGAATTGATCGAACGAATAGTTGTGCCATATTTTCAACACGTAGATACGGATCCAGATATTGCAATTCGTAATGGTGTTGCCCATTTACTTATTGACCTTTGCCTTGAGTGCGATACGAAACGATGTTTAGAACTATTGGATATATTAGAGAAG ctGATCAACAAGTCTTTTGGTTCTGACACTCCAATTACAAAGGATGCTGATATCAAAGATGTAAAGACTGCAGTTGTTGGAGTAATAAGAATATtgacattaaaaatttattgctTACCATCGAGCCACGCGATACGTGCCTATAAGGTTTTAGTGAATCATCTTGAACAGCATTATAAAGATCAACCTATCTTCCATGACGTATCTACAATTCGATATCTG ATTTTGGagtgtttcctgaaaattagaGCAAACACGCTGTATCATCTTGGGTTTCCAGATGCGCAGAATGCCATTGCAATACGGTTCAGCCCATATTTAATATTGGAACATGTTGCGACTGAACGAATAAACAGCGGAGGAGGTGGAAACAGTCCTCCGCCAGCTAGTCCAGCTCCATTACAACATTTATCTTGTCAAATTACTTATATGTCATTGGCACACGCATGTAAAGCTGTTATTTCCTGTATTAAATCAGAGAAAG ATTGGAAAGTTTTACAGCTTGTGTTAAAGGAATTGCCTCAAGTGATGCAAAATAGAGCCCTGGTGTTATCACGGCACACTAACGACATTGATTATTTCGCAGCCGCACTTTGTTCGATG GTCAGCGACAAGAACTTAAGGCTTCCAGAATCTTTATACAATGTTCCCCCAAAGTTTACACTTTCCGAGTTTCGCGTTCATGTTTTTCCAGTATTAGCATCGTTAGCTTCGTATCATGCACATTTGGAGCCGAATTTGCAGCAGCGTTTAATAAAATGTTTAGAG GTCGGTTTAACAGCAAAATGCGCGAGCCAATGTGTTACCAGTCTCACAACATGCATTTTGGAAATGCGCGATGCGATGAACAAACTTTTGTCGGaagttcttttaaatttatcgAAAATTTCAGCGACGGTACACATAGCTATACCAATTTTGGAGTTCTTATCCA ccCTTACCAGACTTCCAAAAGTTTTTGCAAGTTTTATTGGAGATCAGTACATGTCGGTGTTCGCAATTCTCTTACCATATACAAATCCATTCAAGTATGACCACTATACAGTATCCCTGGCGCATCATGTAATTGCTGTATGGTTTTTGAAATGTCGATTACCATTTCGAAGAGACTTTGTTAGATTTATAACTACA GGTTTGAAGGCTAATGTGATAGTCCCCTTTGAAGAAGGGCACTTAATGAAATCAGATTTCAACTTTATAAATGAAGATTCATCAAATAGAAAACGTAGTTCGAGTTTAACagagcag GGCAGCAGAGGTCGGAGAGAGAGACCAATAATGGCTAATCGCATACTAGGCGATGGTAAAGTTTCAGATTTGAAACCTCCGATTGATGAAGCCTTAATGACTTTTCACGTCGAACTCACCGAGACTTGTATCGATCTTATGGCTCGGTacacattttcgacttattcaGCTCGGCCTAAAAG ACTTGCAGCTGCTGACTTTCTCCTGAAAGAAGGCCAATCAATGACATGGTTGCTCGGTAACAAACTTATTACTGTAACGACAAGCGGTTGCAGTAATAAAGCAATGCGCGGAGGACTTTGTGATAATTGTTGGGTGGCATGTAAACCAGGCCCTCAATCCCCCGAACATGGAAGAACGTCTCAGTCGAACTTAAGAAGAGCATCGAGCACAGAG ACAGCAAAGGAAGACAAATTGTCTAGGCAGTCGTCTGGAGGCCATGGAAGCTCTACTGCAAATACAGCCGCAAACTCTCCGACGGAGGAATTGAAGAGAACATCAGAGGAGCTAGATGCGACAAAGAAAGATTTCTCCATTGAGAAAACGGACAAAGATCAAATTGAATCGTCGAAGTTGGAACAAATACTTAATAGCGATAAACGTGAGGAGCATGTACTTTGTGCTTGCTGGTGTCAAGGTTGGGCTGAAATATACGTGCGCAGGCCTACGGGCGACATGTCTTGGATAATGAGAATTCAGAATTCTATGCAATTCGAAACACACGTTGATTTCCCTGTGTATGACATAATGGCTTTGTACAGGCCAAACCAGGATTTATCACAAAAGCAACAAGAATCTACGTCAGAATATTCTGGAGACGAAGCAGAG GATACTGCGGATAAAAATGGAGATCAAGCGCAAAGTGATCATAGTAGTGTTATGAAATCTGTGACATCATCTTCTGTGTCATCAGGTCCAATTGCGATACCCGGCTCGCCAGCTCGACCAAACCCTTCAAGGCAAAGCTCTCGCGATAGTTTAGAAAGTTTAGAGGATGGTGAAGATG ATTTACGTCGCTCGCGAAATCCAGTACGCAGATCAAATTCTAGTCCTGAAATGAGCGCTAATTGGAAGAATCCATTCTTAAATAAGGAAAAGCTGAATTCACAGCAAATCGACCGAGACCTTTCATCCGCCGATTTAGAAGTTAAACTTGATGCGGAATTGAAGAAACATGCAAAAAACATGTACGCAAAAGATATGAG AGTCAGTTGCGAAGCTATACCGGAAGAAATATTTGGTATGGGAACGACACCTCCGTCATCAGAGAACACAACAGATCATCCATCCTCATTGCGATCTCAGCGCTCTTATCCAGGCGCGACGCAAGTGACTCAGATTATTACTACAACTACTAGCAATACCGTCCCACCATCGCCTACTACTCTGCAG CCACAAGGAAGTTTTTTGGGGGTGCAGGCGCGTACGACGCAAATACAGTCATCTAGCACTAAACCTCCGCAATCGCCTACACAAATTTATCCCCGGTTAGCTACTCTCGACTCCGGGCAGAAACAAATGGCATTAGGATCAGAAAGTAAACCGCCCATTGGGCGAAATCATCTTACGGATAAG CAAAAGGATGAAAGGCCAGATCCTTCGATGTTACCTCCGCTGCCTTTACCCTTCCGTGATAGGGGCCATACCATTTCCGTAATGAGCCCCGTTAAAAAGTCTCGCGCAGAATGGGATAATATTCGCAGAGGAAATTCTCCGCGGGTGAAAGATCCTCCCAAAGCTGGCATTAATCCTAG CTTTGTGTTTTTGCAACTGTATCATACAGCACATTTCGGTTCACCGTCAGAGAAGCCTTTATTAGTTCCGCAGACAACGGCTGTGCAAAGAGCAGTGACGAATTTAGATAGAATACAACCGTACGAGACTCATAAAATCGGAGTCCTTTATGTTGGCCCGGGGCAGGCTTCTAACGAGATTGAAATTCTGGCCAATCAGCATGGATCGCTTCGATACACAGAATTTTTGCAACGATTGGGGACCCTGGTCCGTTTAAAGGACGTCGATGAAAACGTCTTTCTTGGGGGTTTAGATCGTAACGGCGAGAATGGGAACTTCGCATATATTTGGCAAGACGATGTCACGCAG GTGGCGTTTCACGTGGCTACTCTGATGCCAACGAAAGCAAGCGATCCGAAGTGTACTTCTAAAAAGCAACACATTGGAAACGATTATGTTACTGTTGTTTATAACGAGTCTGGAGAACCGTATAATATACAGACTGTGAAA GGACAATTCAATTACGCTTGCGTTGTGATACAGCCCTTAGATCATGGTACAAATCAAGTAACGGTTCAAGTGAAAGAAGAATTAGCGAAGCACATTCGACATAGCGAACCTAAAATTATTTCCGACCAGAATTTAGCAATTTTGTCTCGGCAGCTTGCTCTTCATGCCAAC ctTGCGTCGATGGTTTCGTCGTCTTTGGAACAGAATAGTCACAATCCATATGCTTCTAATTGGCTGGAGCGTTTACGGCATATTAAGCGTCTCCGAAATCGTGTACTCCAAGAATCAATAAACAATAACCCGGATGGAGCGACTGACGATTTATCACCGAGATCGAATAAACGCGTTTACATGGATGATTTTACTGAATACACAACATGA
- the Gig gene encoding TSC complex subunit tuberin isoform X1: MSKMSSKDKDNKTLHDKLKQFFRINKGNYKSREDFTLTYELEKEISPESPVHHRTKAIKDLCDAVLNQQWEDKAAERLWYLVQDLLGKDVPREHRHVTLNFLRCLVQGQYSKLSALMRVKFFMVVKEHNIPEDIGPRLELLQNLTEYGKDILHLEERMGPFLLEWMPIVTVGDGKRGADFLSLLVNVIKFNSAYIDEDIISGLVQYICHLCYYSNSTEVVSGCLGALDAIVCYSNLQSDSLQTFIIALCGSVNVETYCQISWKIMRNLLGTHMGHSALYTMCRLLQDANFQRDVRLLRGAVFYVNMGLWGTHKIPKLECTPTSVLPSFSQALKCNHPIVMYEVTLSIQRLVNKYGAELWDPTWSIILDIIEEVISHTETSNQPATKQVSVSLHETINSIENLLDNNHYNGCVQRFYDLVERCSDTRPEGSVLKLIEYRAHTIGPTHYQWQSKLANLMERYYKIETRTNVRTKVLDVLTSVIQFNRSRYEDELIERIVVPYFQHVDTDPDIAIRNGVAHLLIDLCLECDTKRCLELLDILEKLINKSFGSDTPITKDADIKDVKTAVVGVIRILTLKIYCLPSSHAIRAYKVLVNHLEQHYKDQPIFHDVSTIRYLILECFLKIRANTLYHLGFPDAQNAIAIRFSPYLILEHVATERINSGGGGNSPPPASPAPLQHLSCQITYMSLAHACKAVISCIKSEKDWKVLQLVLKELPQVMQNRALVLSRHTNDIDYFAAALCSMVSDKNLRLPESLYNVPPKFTLSEFRVHVFPVLASLASYHAHLEPNLQQRLIKCLEVGLTAKCASQCVTSLTTCILEMRDAMNKLLSEVLLNLSKISATVHIAIPILEFLSTLTRLPKVFASFIGDQYMSVFAILLPYTNPFKYDHYTVSLAHHVIAVWFLKCRLPFRRDFVRFITTGLKANVIVPFEEGHLMKSDFNFINEDSSNRKRSSSLTEQGSRGRRERPIMANRILGDGKVSDLKPPIDEALMTFHVELTETCIDLMARYTFSTYSARPKRLAAADFLLKEGQSMTWLLGNKLITVTTSGCSNKAMRGGLCDNCWVACKPGPQSPEHGRTSQSNLRRASSTETAKEDKLSRQSSGGHGSSTANTAANSPTEELKRTSEELDATKKDFSIEKTDKDQIESSKLEQILNSDKREEHVLCACWCQGWAEIYVRRPTGDMSWIMRIQNSMQFETHVDFPVYDIMALYRPNQDLSQKQQESTSEYSGDEAEDTADKNGDQAQSDHSSVMKSVTSSSVSSGPIAIPGSPARPNPSRQSSRDSLESLEDGEDDLRRSRNPVRRSNSSPEMSANWKNPFLNKEKLNSQQIDRDLSSADLEVKLDAELKKHAKNMYAKDMRVSCEAIPEEIFGMGTTPPSSENTTDHPSSLRSQRSYPGATQVTQIITTTTSNTVPPSPTTLQPQGSFLGVQARTTQIQSSSTKPPQSPTQIYPRLATLDSGQKQMALGSESKPPIGRNHLTDKQKDERPDPSMLPPLPLPFRDRGHTISVMSPVKKSRAEWDNIRRGNSPRVKDPPKAGINPSFVFLQLYHTAHFGSPSEKPLLVPQTTAVQRAVTNLDRIQPYETHKIGVLYVGPGQASNEIEILANQHGSLRYTEFLQRLGTLVRLKDVDENVFLGGLDRNGENGNFAYIWQDDVTQVAFHVATLMPTKASDPKCTSKKQHIGNDYVTVVYNESGEPYNIQTVKGQFNYACVVIQPLDHGTNQVTVQVKEELAKHIRHSEPKIISDQNLAILSRQLALHANLASMVSSSLEQNSHNPYASNWLERLRHIKRLRNRVLQESINNNPDGATDDLSPRSNKRVYMDDFTEYTT; this comes from the exons ATGTCGAAAATGAGCTCGAAAGACAAAGACAACAAAACTTTACACGACAAACTGAAACAATTCTTTCGCATTAACAAAG GAAACTATAAGAGCCGCGAAGATTTCACATTAACGTACGAGCTTGAAAAAGAGATCAGCCCCGAGAGCCCTGTGCACCACCGTACAAAAGCGATTAAAGATCTTTGCGATGCTGTGCTTAATCAGCAGTGGGAAGAT aaGGCAGCTGAGCGATTGTGGTACTTGGTACAAGATCTGTTGGGAAAAGATGTACCTCGCGAGCACAGACACGTGACGTTGAACTTCCTCCGATGTCTTGTCCAGGGTCAATATTCTAAGCTCTCCGCTCTAATGAGAGTCAAATTTTTTATGGTTGTTAAAGAGCATAATATTCCTGAAGATATTGGACCTAG GTTAGAGCTTTTGCAAAACTTAACAGAATATGGAAAAGACATCTTACATTTAGAAGAAAGGATGGGACCTTTCTTATTGGAGTGGATGCCTATCGTAACAGTGGGAGATGGAAAAAGGGGTGCTGATTTTCTGTCCCTTCTTGTTAATGTCATAAAGTTCAATTCAGCTTATATAGACGAAGACATTATATCAGGCCTCGTTCA GTACATTTGCCATCTGTGTTACTACAGCAACAGCACTGAAGTTGTTTCTGGATGCTTAGGAGCTCTGGATGCAATAGTTTGTTACAGTAATTTACAGTCTGATTCATTGCAAACTTTTATCATAGCACTATGTGGAAGTGTAAATGTTGAAACGTATTGTCAAATAAGTTGGAAG ATAATGCGTAATTTATTAGGAACTCACATGGGTCATTCCGCGTTATATACGATGTGTCGTTTATTGCAAGACGCGAATTTTCAACGAGATGTACGCTTACTCAGAGGCGCagtattttatgtaaatatGGGTCTGTGGGGTACGCATAAAATTCCGAAATTAGAGTGTACCCCGACATCTGTTCTACCTTCATTTTCTCAA GCTTTAAAATGTAATCATCCCATCGTTATGTACGAAGTTACGCTGTCGATTCAAAGATTAGTAAATAAATATGGTGCTGAGTTATGGGATCCCACATGGAGTATTATTCTTGATATTATCGAGGAAGTTATTTCTCATACAG AGACCAGCAATCAGCCTGCAACTAAACAGGTTTCAGTGAGTTTACATGAAACAATAAATAGCATTGAAAATTTACTGGATAATAACCATTATAATGGTTGTGTTCAACGGTTCTACGACCTTGTTGAGCGTTGCAGTGACACACGACCT GAGGGATCTGTTTTGAAATTGATCGAATACCGGGCGCACACTATAGGGCCTACTCATTACCAGTGGCAATCCAAATTAGCCAACTTGATGGAACGTTATTATAAAATCGAAACACGTACCAATGTTAGAACGAAAGTTCTTGATGTTTTAACAAGTGTCATTCAATTCAATAG ATCCAGATACGAAGACGAATTGATCGAACGAATAGTTGTGCCATATTTTCAACACGTAGATACGGATCCAGATATTGCAATTCGTAATGGTGTTGCCCATTTACTTATTGACCTTTGCCTTGAGTGCGATACGAAACGATGTTTAGAACTATTGGATATATTAGAGAAG ctGATCAACAAGTCTTTTGGTTCTGACACTCCAATTACAAAGGATGCTGATATCAAAGATGTAAAGACTGCAGTTGTTGGAGTAATAAGAATATtgacattaaaaatttattgctTACCATCGAGCCACGCGATACGTGCCTATAAGGTTTTAGTGAATCATCTTGAACAGCATTATAAAGATCAACCTATCTTCCATGACGTATCTACAATTCGATATCTG ATTTTGGagtgtttcctgaaaattagaGCAAACACGCTGTATCATCTTGGGTTTCCAGATGCGCAGAATGCCATTGCAATACGGTTCAGCCCATATTTAATATTGGAACATGTTGCGACTGAACGAATAAACAGCGGAGGAGGTGGAAACAGTCCTCCGCCAGCTAGTCCAGCTCCATTACAACATTTATCTTGTCAAATTACTTATATGTCATTGGCACACGCATGTAAAGCTGTTATTTCCTGTATTAAATCAGAGAAAG ATTGGAAAGTTTTACAGCTTGTGTTAAAGGAATTGCCTCAAGTGATGCAAAATAGAGCCCTGGTGTTATCACGGCACACTAACGACATTGATTATTTCGCAGCCGCACTTTGTTCGATG GTCAGCGACAAGAACTTAAGGCTTCCAGAATCTTTATACAATGTTCCCCCAAAGTTTACACTTTCCGAGTTTCGCGTTCATGTTTTTCCAGTATTAGCATCGTTAGCTTCGTATCATGCACATTTGGAGCCGAATTTGCAGCAGCGTTTAATAAAATGTTTAGAG GTCGGTTTAACAGCAAAATGCGCGAGCCAATGTGTTACCAGTCTCACAACATGCATTTTGGAAATGCGCGATGCGATGAACAAACTTTTGTCGGaagttcttttaaatttatcgAAAATTTCAGCGACGGTACACATAGCTATACCAATTTTGGAGTTCTTATCCA ccCTTACCAGACTTCCAAAAGTTTTTGCAAGTTTTATTGGAGATCAGTACATGTCGGTGTTCGCAATTCTCTTACCATATACAAATCCATTCAAGTATGACCACTATACAGTATCCCTGGCGCATCATGTAATTGCTGTATGGTTTTTGAAATGTCGATTACCATTTCGAAGAGACTTTGTTAGATTTATAACTACA GGTTTGAAGGCTAATGTGATAGTCCCCTTTGAAGAAGGGCACTTAATGAAATCAGATTTCAACTTTATAAATGAAGATTCATCAAATAGAAAACGTAGTTCGAGTTTAACagagcag GGCAGCAGAGGTCGGAGAGAGAGACCAATAATGGCTAATCGCATACTAGGCGATGGTAAAGTTTCAGATTTGAAACCTCCGATTGATGAAGCCTTAATGACTTTTCACGTCGAACTCACCGAGACTTGTATCGATCTTATGGCTCGGTacacattttcgacttattcaGCTCGGCCTAAAAG ACTTGCAGCTGCTGACTTTCTCCTGAAAGAAGGCCAATCAATGACATGGTTGCTCGGTAACAAACTTATTACTGTAACGACAAGCGGTTGCAGTAATAAAGCAATGCGCGGAGGACTTTGTGATAATTGTTGGGTGGCATGTAAACCAGGCCCTCAATCCCCCGAACATGGAAGAACGTCTCAGTCGAACTTAAGAAGAGCATCGAGCACAGAG ACAGCAAAGGAAGACAAATTGTCTAGGCAGTCGTCTGGAGGCCATGGAAGCTCTACTGCAAATACAGCCGCAAACTCTCCGACGGAGGAATTGAAGAGAACATCAGAGGAGCTAGATGCGACAAAGAAAGATTTCTCCATTGAGAAAACGGACAAAGATCAAATTGAATCGTCGAAGTTGGAACAAATACTTAATAGCGATAAACGTGAGGAGCATGTACTTTGTGCTTGCTGGTGTCAAGGTTGGGCTGAAATATACGTGCGCAGGCCTACGGGCGACATGTCTTGGATAATGAGAATTCAGAATTCTATGCAATTCGAAACACACGTTGATTTCCCTGTGTATGACATAATGGCTTTGTACAGGCCAAACCAGGATTTATCACAAAAGCAACAAGAATCTACGTCAGAATATTCTGGAGACGAAGCAGAG GATACTGCGGATAAAAATGGAGATCAAGCGCAAAGTGATCATAGTAGTGTTATGAAATCTGTGACATCATCTTCTGTGTCATCAGGTCCAATTGCGATACCCGGCTCGCCAGCTCGACCAAACCCTTCAAGGCAAAGCTCTCGCGATAGTTTAGAAAGTTTAGAGGATGGTGAAGATG ATTTACGTCGCTCGCGAAATCCAGTACGCAGATCAAATTCTAGTCCTGAAATGAGCGCTAATTGGAAGAATCCATTCTTAAATAAGGAAAAGCTGAATTCACAGCAAATCGACCGAGACCTTTCATCCGCCGATTTAGAAGTTAAACTTGATGCGGAATTGAAGAAACATGCAAAAAACATGTACGCAAAAGATATGAG AGTCAGTTGCGAAGCTATACCGGAAGAAATATTTGGTATGGGAACGACACCTCCGTCATCAGAGAACACAACAGATCATCCATCCTCATTGCGATCTCAGCGCTCTTATCCAGGCGCGACGCAAGTGACTCAGATTATTACTACAACTACTAGCAATACCGTCCCACCATCGCCTACTACTCTGCAG CCACAAGGAAGTTTTTTGGGGGTGCAGGCGCGTACGACGCAAATACAGTCATCTAGCACTAAACCTCCGCAATCGCCTACACAAATTTATCCCCGGTTAGCTACTCTCGACTCCGGGCAGAAACAAATGGCATTAGGATCAGAAAGTAAACCGCCCATTGGGCGAAATCATCTTACGGATAAG CAAAAGGATGAAAGGCCAGATCCTTCGATGTTACCTCCGCTGCCTTTACCCTTCCGTGATAGGGGCCATACCATTTCCGTAATGAGCCCCGTTAAAAAGTCTCGCGCAGAATGGGATAATATTCGCAGAGGAAATTCTCCGCGGGTGAAAGATCCTCCCAAAGCTGGCATTAATCCTAG CTTTGTGTTTTTGCAACTGTATCATACAGCACATTTCGGTTCACCGTCAGAGAAGCCTTTATTAGTTCCGCAGACAACGGCTGTGCAAAGAGCAGTGACGAATTTAGATAGAATACAACCGTACGAGACTCATAAAATCGGAGTCCTTTATGTTGGCCCGGGGCAGGCTTCTAACGAGATTGAAATTCTGGCCAATCAGCATGGATCGCTTCGATACACAGAATTTTTGCAACGATTGGGGACCCTGGTCCGTTTAAAGGACGTCGATGAAAACGTCTTTCTTGGGGGTTTAGATCGTAACGGCGAGAATGGGAACTTCGCATATATTTGGCAAGACGATGTCACGCAG GTGGCGTTTCACGTGGCTACTCTGATGCCAACGAAAGCAAGCGATCCGAAGTGTACTTCTAAAAAGCAACACATTGGAAACGATTATGTTACTGTTGTTTATAACGAGTCTGGAGAACCGTATAATATACAGACTGTGAAA GGACAATTCAATTACGCTTGCGTTGTGATACAGCCCTTAGATCATGGTACAAATCAAGTAACGGTTCAAGTGAAAGAAGAATTAGCGAAGCACATTCGACATAGCGAACCTAAAATTATTTCCGACCAGAATTTAGCAATTTTGTCTCGGCAGCTTGCTCTTCATGCCAAC ctTGCGTCGATGGTTTCGTCGTCTTTGGAACAGAATAGTCACAATCCATATGCTTCTAATTGGCTGGAGCGTTTACGGCATATTAAGCGTCTCCGAAATCGTGTACTCCAAGAATCAATAAACAATAACCCGGATGGAGCGACTGACGATTTATCACCGAGATCGAATAAACGCGTTTACATGGATGATTTTACTGAATACACAACATGA